The nucleotide sequence CGGCGTGCCGGATCCCGCGCCGCCGAAGAACGCTTTCGATCCTGCCTTGATCGTCGATCCCAGCGGGATCGTGAACGCCGTCGCCGCCGCGGCTCCTCCGTGCGACGCGGACGGCGCCTGGCTGAACGCCACGAACGCGGCGACCGCCGCGACCGCTACGGCCGCCGCCGCCACCGCGAACGGCCATCTCGGCGCTCGCCTCGCAGTCGCGGCGATTGCGGTCCGGTCGTCGAGCCAGTCGAGTTCGCGGCGGACGTCGCGCATCGACTGGAACCGGTCGTCCGGATTCTTTTCGAGGCACGCCGCCACCAGGCGATTGATGGCGGGGGAGAGGCGCGCGTCGGGAAGCTGGATCGTGTCCGGCTGGCGATCGAGGATCGCGGCAATCACGCTCGCGTGTGTCGGCGCGTCGAAGGCGCGGCGGCCCGTCAGCATTTCGTAGAGGACGCAGCCGAAGGCCCACACATCGGCGCGCGCGTCGGCCTCGTGCCCTTCGATCTGCTCTGGCGCCATGTAGTGGATCGTGCCGAGAATCGCTCCCACGCCCGTCAGCGGCGCGGCGCGCGTCGGCGCGTTCCCTCCGCTCATCGTCCCCGGGACGGCGGCGGCGCGCTTGGCCAGTCCGAAGTCGAGCAGCTTGGCGGTGGACGAGGTGCCGGCGCCGGCGATCATCACGTTCGCCGGTTTCAGATCGCGATGGACGATGCCGAGCCGGTGCGCGGCGATCAACGCGTCGGCGATCTGCCGTGCGATACGGAGCGCCTCCGCAACCGGCAGCGGCCCGCGCTCCAGCACGTCGGCCAGCGTGCGTCCTTCGACGAACTCCATCACGAGGTATTCGGTCGTCCCCTCGCGCCCGATGTCGTAGACCGCGCAGACATTCGGGTGGCTCAGTCCCGACAGGGTCCTGGCCTCGCGCTCGAAGCGTTCTCGGAACGCCGGGTCGGCCGCCAGCGACGGCGACAGCGTCTTGATGGCGACGATGCGATCGAGGCGCGTGTCGCGGACGCGATGCACTTCGCCCATGCCGCCCTTGCCCACGGTCGAAAGGACCTCGTACGGGCCGAGGCGGGTGCCTGCCGGAAAAGTCATGGGGGTGGAGCGATTCTCTCACGGCGGGAAGCTGCGTGGATCCGTCCGCCGCGCGCGCGACCGAGCGTCAGAAGTAGATCGTCGCCCCGAGCGTCCACATCGATCCGCGGTGCCCCGGCAGCACGCGTCCGATGAGCCCTTCGTCCTCGCCGTCGTCCCCGTTGAAGTCGAGGAACGTGTAGCGGTAGTCCCCGTGAATCCCGACGTGGCGCCCGATCAACCCTTCGAGGCCGATGCCCGCGTGCCAGCCGAACTCGGTGCTGGTCAGGTCCGCCGCGCCCGATCCGTCGAGCGCCTCCACCTTGCGCCGGTACCAGCCGGGCCCGCCCAGCAGGAACGGCGTCACTCTGCCGTTGCCGAGCCGCAGGAGCAGCGAGGTCTGAATCGGCGTCTCGACGACTTTCTCGTTCAGCGCTTCGAACTCTTCCGAATGGCGATCCAGGCTGACTTCGAGGCCCCAGCGGGGCGACAGCAGTCGAATCTGCCCGCCCACGAATCGCACTCTCGGGAGATCGGCATCGGAATCGGCGGCGACCCACGCCAGGCGTCCGCCGACGCCGAGCTGCGCCCAGGCGCTGGACGGAGTGGCGGCGAGGGCCGCGAGCGCGAGGATCGCGGGGACGAGGCAGCGCACGAGGGAGGCGCACGTGGTTCGCATTGTCTGAGGCTCCATGCTGACGCGGCTCCGCTCGCCGCCGGAGAGATGCGGGGCTATTCCCGTGTTATCGGCCGGAGCGCCTCGGGAGTTCAGGGCGGTTCATCGTCAGCCGGTGGTGCAGGGCGTAGAATCCGCCGAAGATGCGCGGCATCCACGAGCGTGGTCCTCAGGTGACGCTCTTCGCCTGGCTGTTCATCGGCGCGGTTCTCGCCGGCGCGTCGCAGACGGACGCCATCGATCGGTGGACCGCCGCGCTCCGCGCCAATCCAGCCGACTCCGCGGCGCGAGCGGCGCTGCGCGCCATGGTCGATGGTCCCGACACGACCATCGATCGGTACGAGCGCATCCGCGGCGTTCTGCGCCAGTTCCCGTGGGCCGGACGCGCCGTCATTGCCTCCGACGGCGAGCCGGGAGAGCGGCTGGTGGTCTCCGGAACCGTGCGCGACGAGGCGGGCAAGGCGATCGCAGGCGCGCGGCTGCATGTCTTCCAGACGGATGCGAAGGGCCACTACACCCGCGCGCGCGTGATGGACGAACCGCACGCGCGGCTCTTCGCCTTCATCGTGACCGGCGCGGACGGCCGGTTCGAGTTCTCCACGATTCGCCCCGGCGGTTATCCCGGCACGCCGGAGCGGCAGGGCGAGCAGTGGCGGATTCCGTCCCACGTGCACTTCGAGATCGATGCGTCCGGGTTCGCGCATCGCGGATTCCAGATGGTGTTCGACGACGATCCGCGGATGACGCCGTACTGGCACGAGTGGGCCAGGAAGGGGCGCCATCCGGTGGTGAGGGTCGTCGGCGGCCGTGCGGTCTGTGATGTGGTGCTCGGGCGGTGATCACGCCGCGGCGAGAGTGCCGCGGCTATGATCCCGCCCGTCTCGAACGGGTTGCGCACACCGCAACCGCCCGCGGCTCAGAACTCGAGCCGCAGTCCGACCCGCGCGTTGCGCGCCGAGCTCGCATGCGTGCCGGTGATCCGCATGAAGCTGCCGCTGGTCACGCTGTTGTTCGGCTGTCCCCACCGCGGGTTGTTCCCGAGGGCGAATCCTTCGAGCTTCACCTGCAGCCGTGCCCGGCCCTGCAGGCTGAAGGTGCGGAACAGCGACATGTTGTAGGTCCAGTATCCCGGCCCGTAGAACTGGTTGCGGCCGGTGTTGCCGTAGCGGCGTTCGGTCACGTTCGCGAACGCGCTGGTGTCGTAGTACGGCTCGTCCACGCCGTTGCCGACGCGCCGCAGCTCGCCGATCAGATCCGCGGTCTGCTGGTTGCCGCGCTGATCGAGTGCGGTGTTGCTGGCCGTCACGGTGAACGGCGTGCCGGTGTAGGCCGCGAAACTTCCGTTCACCTGCCAGCCCTTGATCACCTCGTTCAGCAGCGTCCCGTTCCCGTCCAGGTGGCCGAACGGCAGCTGATAGGCGTAGGCGAGCGTAAAGCTGTGGCGCCGATCGAAGCCGGCGGGAGCATAGTTGCGCTCGAACACCTCGGGTGAGTTGTAGAGCACGCCGACCCACCCGTCCTGGTCGGCCATGTTCATCGTCTTGCCGAGCGTGTAGGCGCCGCGCAGCAGGAGTCCCTTCTTGAACGGGCGGGTCAGCTGCAGCTGCAGCGAGTGAT is from Vicinamibacterales bacterium and encodes:
- a CDS encoding outer membrane beta-barrel protein, encoding MRTTCASLVRCLVPAILALAALAATPSSAWAQLGVGGRLAWVAADSDADLPRVRFVGGQIRLLSPRWGLEVSLDRHSEEFEALNEKVVETPIQTSLLLRLGNGRVTPFLLGGPGWYRRKVEALDGSGAADLTSTEFGWHAGIGLEGLIGRHVGIHGDYRYTFLDFNGDDGEDEGLIGRVLPGHRGSMWTLGATIYF